One stretch of Amycolatopsis tolypomycina DNA includes these proteins:
- a CDS encoding crotonase/enoyl-CoA hydratase family protein, translating into MGEPHALVTQEGQTLVVTMNRPEARNAITGEMMSIMVEAWDRVDSDDSIRSCILTGAGGAFCAGADLKSMSRNSPSESFASGKFDPSRIPGLLKGRRLTKPLIAAVEGPAIAGGTEILQGTDIRVAGESARFGVSEARWGLFPMGGSAVRLVRQIPYTVAADILLTGRHLSASEALAIGLIGHVVPDGSALTKALELASLINANGPLAVRAILRTIRDTEGLHEEEAFKLDSQYGIEVFASEDAKEGPRAFSEKRKPDFTGR; encoded by the coding sequence GTGGGTGAACCGCACGCGCTGGTGACGCAGGAGGGCCAGACCCTGGTCGTCACGATGAACCGGCCCGAGGCGCGCAACGCGATCACCGGCGAGATGATGTCGATCATGGTCGAGGCCTGGGACCGGGTCGATTCCGACGACTCGATCCGCAGCTGCATCCTGACCGGCGCGGGTGGCGCGTTCTGCGCGGGCGCGGACCTGAAGTCGATGTCCCGCAACTCGCCGTCGGAGTCGTTCGCGTCGGGCAAGTTCGACCCTTCACGGATCCCCGGGCTCCTGAAGGGCCGCCGCCTCACGAAACCCCTGATCGCAGCGGTCGAGGGCCCGGCGATCGCGGGCGGGACCGAGATCCTCCAGGGCACGGACATCCGGGTGGCGGGCGAGTCGGCCCGGTTCGGGGTGTCGGAGGCACGCTGGGGCCTGTTCCCGATGGGCGGGTCGGCGGTGCGGCTGGTGCGCCAGATCCCGTACACGGTGGCGGCGGACATCCTGCTGACCGGACGTCATCTGTCCGCTTCCGAAGCCCTGGCCATCGGCTTGATCGGGCACGTCGTCCCGGACGGCTCGGCACTCACGAAGGCCCTGGAGCTGGCTTCCCTGATCAACGCGAACGGGCCGCTGGCCGTGCGGGCGATCCTGCGGACGATCCGCGACACGGAGGGGCTGCACGAGGAAGAGGCCTTCAAGCTGGACTCGCAGTACGGCATCGAGGTCTTCGCGTCGGAGGACGCCAAGGAGGGACCGCGGGCGTTCTCGGAGAAGCGGAAGCCGGACTTCACGGGTCGCTGA
- a CDS encoding Zn-ribbon domain-containing OB-fold protein, with the protein MTETPLAAPLNVGFDYTRSTGPVLGRFVNSLRDHRIEGIRGSDGRVHVPPVEYDPVTAEQLGEFVPVATEGTVVSWSWCPEPLDGQPLGRPFAWALVKLDGADTPMLHAVDAGSPDKIHSGQRVRVRWADEVVGHIRDIAYFLPADAEDTTPTEPAPPVAEREEGAPVSVVITPVHLKYMHSASPEESTYLRGLAEGKMIGQRCPACGKVYIPPRGACPTDGVPTTEEVELPDTGIVTTFCIVNVPFLGQRLKPPYVAAYILLDGADIAFLHLVLGCAAEDVRMGMRVRAAWKPREEWWTSLENISHFEPTGEPDAAYETFAHHL; encoded by the coding sequence GTGACGGAGACACCGCTTGCGGCACCGCTGAACGTCGGCTTCGACTACACCCGCTCGACCGGGCCCGTCCTCGGCCGGTTCGTCAACTCCTTGCGCGACCACCGCATCGAGGGCATCCGGGGCAGTGACGGGCGCGTGCACGTCCCGCCGGTCGAGTACGACCCGGTGACCGCCGAACAGCTCGGCGAGTTCGTCCCGGTCGCCACCGAAGGCACGGTCGTCTCGTGGTCGTGGTGCCCCGAGCCCCTCGACGGGCAGCCGCTGGGCCGGCCCTTCGCCTGGGCGCTCGTCAAGCTCGACGGGGCCGACACCCCGATGCTGCACGCCGTCGACGCCGGCTCGCCGGACAAGATCCACAGTGGACAGCGGGTGCGCGTGCGGTGGGCCGACGAGGTCGTGGGGCACATCCGCGACATCGCCTACTTCCTGCCGGCCGACGCCGAAGACACCACGCCCACCGAGCCCGCTCCCCCGGTCGCCGAACGCGAAGAAGGCGCGCCGGTCAGCGTCGTCATCACCCCGGTGCACCTCAAGTACATGCACTCCGCCTCGCCCGAGGAGAGCACCTACCTGCGCGGGCTCGCCGAGGGGAAGATGATCGGCCAGCGCTGTCCCGCCTGCGGGAAGGTCTACATCCCGCCGCGCGGCGCCTGCCCGACCGACGGCGTGCCGACCACCGAAGAGGTCGAGCTGCCCGACACCGGCATCGTCACCACGTTCTGCATCGTCAACGTCCCGTTCCTCGGCCAGCGGCTCAAGCCGCCGTACGTCGCCGCGTACATCCTGCTCGACGGCGCCGACATCGCCTTCCTGCACCTCGTGCTCGGCTGCGCCGCCGAGGACGTCCGGATGGGCATGCGCGTGCGCGCCGCGTGGAAGCCGCGCGAGGAGTGGTGGACGTCGCTGGAGAACATCAGCCACTTCGAGCCGACCGGTGAGCCGGACGCGGCTTACGAAACCTTCGCCCACCACCTGTGA